A genomic stretch from Candidatus Cloacimonadota bacterium includes:
- a CDS encoding nucleotidyltransferase domain-containing protein, producing the protein MYKNEDINIIRDTILKEINPFQILLFGSYATGKQNEDSDIDLMILVKQKITRKEKLNILFKLEKRFLKLKYDIDIILKNWTEFNRYKKYIGTINYDVSREGKIIWTKI; encoded by the coding sequence ATGTATAAAAATGAAGATATAAATATTATCAGGGATACTATTCTTAAAGAAATTAACCCTTTTCAGATATTATTATTTGGTTCCTATGCAACAGGAAAACAAAATGAGGATAGTGATATTGATTTAATGATTTTGGTAAAACAAAAAATTACTCGAAAAGAAAAACTAAATATACTTTTTAAACTTGAAAAAAGATTCCTTAAGTTGAAATACGATATTGATATAATTTTAAAAAATTGGACTGAATTTAATAGATACAAAAAGTATATTGGAACTATCAATTATGATGTTTCAAGAGAAGGAAAAATTATATGGACCAAGATTTAA